From a region of the uncultured Desulfatiglans sp. genome:
- a CDS encoding Cupin domain protein, with protein MPQEQSSKPFGKRLAALRKKKGLTLKHLGNETGLAPKYISQVEKGEVIPPVAVILQLSKALEVDSSILLKEEKKRADEQSAEDYRKRTEDYTYENLTPEARHKHLKAFRIFIDPRSEHKGVSYQHPGEEFVYVLQGEVEVMVGENRNVLAPGQNVHFDSSIVHKLRNLSEVRAELLVVLYTP; from the coding sequence ATGCCGCAAGAACAGTCGAGCAAGCCTTTCGGCAAGCGCCTCGCGGCGCTGCGGAAGAAAAAAGGCCTGACCCTCAAACATCTCGGCAACGAGACGGGGCTGGCGCCCAAATACATCTCCCAGGTCGAGAAGGGGGAGGTCATCCCCCCGGTCGCGGTGATTCTCCAGCTTTCGAAGGCCCTCGAGGTCGATTCCAGCATCCTCCTGAAGGAGGAGAAGAAGCGGGCGGACGAACAGTCCGCGGAAGACTACCGCAAACGCACGGAGGACTACACCTACGAAAACCTGACCCCCGAGGCTCGGCACAAGCACCTGAAGGCCTTCCGGATCTTCATCGATCCGCGATCGGAGCACAAGGGCGTCAGCTACCAGCACCCCGGTGAAGAGTTCGTCTACGTGCTTCAGGGAGAGGTGGAGGTCATGGTGGGCGAGAACCGGAATGTCCTCGCCCCGGGGCAAAACGTCCACTTCGATTCGTCCATCGTGCACAAGCTCAGGAATCTGAGCGAAGTGCGGGCCGAACTCCTGGTGGTGCTCTATACCCCCTAG
- a CDS encoding conserved hypothetical protein (Evidence 4 : Unknown function but conserved in other organisms): MHKGLWWLRQGVMALAALFFLLFGVYVLIAAYHLNDPFSFVMTFFASNLMILISLALLAGFVFQMFKVFKKSENGDRPDGPVV, encoded by the coding sequence ATGCATAAAGGTCTCTGGTGGCTGCGTCAGGGCGTGATGGCATTGGCGGCGCTGTTTTTCCTCCTCTTCGGCGTCTATGTTCTCATCGCTGCCTACCATTTGAACGACCCCTTTTCCTTTGTCATGACCTTTTTCGCGTCCAACCTGATGATCCTGATCAGTCTTGCCCTTCTGGCAGGCTTTGTCTTTCAGATGTTCAAGGTTTTCAAGAAATCCGAAAATGGAGATCGGCCGGACGGACCGGTGGTTTGA
- a CDS encoding hypothetical protein (Evidence 5 : Unknown function), whose amino-acid sequence MVFWPNPCVDLHVRLRGDRRAASAQRPDRPDIAPKSSFPGWKRMGMRRAAGEGFHA is encoded by the coding sequence ATGGTCTTTTGGCCCAATCCCTGCGTCGATCTGCACGTTCGCTTGCGCGGCGACCGACGGGCCGCCTCCGCGCAGAGGCCTGATCGCCCTGATATTGCCCCAAAATCCTCATTTCCGGGTTGGAAGCGAATGGGCATGCGCAGGGCGGCCGGGGAGGGCTTCCATGCATAA